Part of the Cucurbita pepo subsp. pepo cultivar mu-cu-16 unplaced genomic scaffold, ASM280686v2 Cp4.1_scaffold000483, whole genome shotgun sequence genome, NNNNNNNNNNNNNNNNNNNNNNNNNNNNNNNNNNNNNNNNNNNNNNNNNNNNNNNNNNNNNNNNNNNNNNNNNNNNNNNNNNNNNNNNNNNNNNNNNNNNNNNNNNNNNNNNNNNNNNNNNNNNNNNNNNNNNNNNNNNNNNNNNNNNNNNNNNNNNNNNNNNNNNNNNNNNNNNNNNNNNNNNNNNNNNNNNNNNNNNNNNNNNNNNNNNNNNNNNNNNNNNNNNNNNNNNNNNNNNNNNNNNNNNNNNNNNNNNNNNNNNNNNNNNNNNNNNNNNNNNNNNNNNNNNNNNNNNNNNNNNNNNNNNNNNNNNNNNNNNNNNNNNNNNNNNNNNNNNNNNNNNNNNNNNNNNNNNNNNNNNNNNNNNNNNNNNNNNNNNNNNNNNNNNNNNNNNNNNNNNNNNNNNNNNNNNNNNNNNNNNNNNNNNNNNNNNNNNNNNNNNNNNNNNNNNNNNNNNNNNNNNNNNNNNNNNNNNNNNNNNNNNNNNNNNNNNNNNNNNNNNNNNNNNNNNNNNNNNNNNNNNNNNNNNNNNNNNNNNNNNNNNNNNNNNNNNNNNNNNNNNNNNNNNNNNNNNNNNNNNNNNNNNNNNNNNNNNNNNNNNNNNNNNNNNNNNNNNNNNNNNNNNNNNNNNNNNNNNNNNNNNNNNNNNNNNNNNNNNNNNNNNNNNNNNNNNNNNNNNNNNNNNNNNNNNNNNNNNNNNNNNNNNNNNNNNNNNNNNNNNNNNNNNNNNNNNNNNNNNNNNNNNNNNNNNNNNNNNNNNNNNNNNNNNNNNNNNNNNNNNNNNNNNNNNNNNNNNNNNNNNNNNNNNNNNNNNNNNNNNNNNNNNNNNNNNNNNNNNNNNNNNNNNNNNNNNNNNNNNNNNNNNNNNNNNNNNNNNNNNNNNNNNNNNNNNNNNNNNNNNNNNNNNNNNNNNNNNNNNNNNNNNNNNNNNNNNNNNNNNNNNNNNNNNNNNNNNNNNNNNNNNNNNNNNNNNNNNNNNNNNNNNNNNNNNNNNNNNNNNNNNNNNNNNNNNNNNNNNNNNNNNNNNNNNNNNNNNNNNNNNNNNNNNNNNNNNNNNNNNNNNNNNNNNNNNNNNNNNNNNNNNNNNNNNNNNNNNNNNNNNNNNNNNNNNNNNNNNNNNNNNNNNNNNNNNNNNNNNNNNNNNNNNNNNNNNNNNNNNNNNNNNNNNNNNNNNNNNNNNNNNNNNNNNNNNNNNNNNNNNNNNNNNNNNNNNNNNNNNNNNNNNNNNNNNNNNNNNNNNNNNNNNNNNNNNNNNNNNNNNNNNNNNNNNNNNNNNNNNNNNNNNNNNNNNNNNNNNNNNNNNNNNNNNNNNNNNNNNNNNNNNNNNNNNNNNNNNNNNNNNNNNNNNNNNNNNNNNNNNNNNNNNNNNNNNNNNNNNNNNNNNNNNNNNNNNNNNNNNNNNNNNNNNNNNNNNNNNNNNNNNNNNNNNNNNNNNNNNNNNNNNNNNNNNNNNNNNNNNNNNNNNNNNNNNNNNNNNNNNNNNNNNNNNNNNNNNNNNNNNNNNNNNNNNNNNNNNNNNNNNNNNNNNNNNNNNNNNNNNNNNNNNNNNNNNNNNNNNNNNNNNNNNNNNNNNNNNNNNNNNNNNNNNNNNNNNNNNNNNNNNNNNNNNNNNNNNNNNNNNNNNNNNNNNNNNNNNNNNNNNNNNNNNNNNNNNNNNNNNNNNNNNNNNNNNNNNNNNNNNNNNNNNNNNNNNNNNNNNNNNNNNNNNNNNNNNNNNNNNNNNNNNNNNNNNNNNNNNNNNNNNNNNNNNNNNNNNNNNNNNNNNNNNNNNNNNNNNNNCACTCTCCCATTTCCTCCCTCTCGCTGGCAACCTCGTTTGGCCTCATCACTCCCCGGAACCCCTTATTGTTTACAACCCTGGCGACTCTGTTTCCCTCACTATTGCTAAAACAGAGGCTGACTTCCACCATCTCTCTTCAAATCATGTCCGGAAGGCAAAGGAATCCCATTTCCTCGTACCCCAACTCCCAACATCCGACACCATTGCTCCAACCATGTCTCTTCAAATCACTCTATTCCCCAAAAGTGGATTCTCCATTGGCATCGTAACCAACCATGTGGTTGTTGATGGCAAAACATCCACCATGTTCTTGAAATCATGGGCTTCCATTTGTAGTACACTCAATTCTactactaataataataatctccCCACCTTGCCATCTGAGTTGACACCATGTTTTGACCGAACAGCTGCAAGGGATCCAAATGGGTTGCAAAGATTATACGTTAAGTATTTTGGAATGTTCGTTCGTCAACACAAAATACTTGGACTTACCCCAAAAAGGGTCATCTCAAACGATGTGGTGTATGCCACATTTGAGCTTACACGCATTGACATAGAGAAGTTAAGGAGAAAAGTAGCAACAAATTCTACATCCACTCGTTATTTAACAACTTTTGTATTGACATTCTCCCTTATCTCGACGTGCATCGTCAAAGCGGAGCGAATTGAACAGAAAAGTAAGATTGCTTTGTTCTTCGCTATGGATATGCGGCCTCGTATGGGAGCTCTAGGGGGTCTCAATTATTTTGGTAATGGTGTGAGTACGTTGGGAGTGTTTTTGGAAGCGAAggaattggaggaagaaaatgggATGGCAATGGTTGCAAACAAGATTAGTGATAGAATGATGGAGATAGAGAGAAGTGTGAAGGAGAATAAAGTAGTGGAAATGGTGGAAGAGATTTTAGGTGGATGGGGGAGAGAGATGCCCATATCTAAAATGATTGGAGTGGGAGGATCGCCAAGGTTTGGAGTATATGAGATTGACTTCGGGTGGGGAAATAGTAAGAAAGTGGAGATGGCTTCGATGGACCCAAATGGGACTTTTTCTATGACGGAGAGTAGAAGTGGGAATGGAGGAGTGGAAGTTGGAATTGCTTTGCCTAATGATGTTATGAatgttttctcttctttgttctATGAGGAAGTCAAAGAATAGTGTTTCATAAATGGTTTAATCAAGCCACCAATTATGTGTTACTTTTCATGTTCTTTCATTGTCTATTTGATAGGTTAAGTTTAGATGTGgactctctttcttttctctattGCTCTCACATGAGTTCGAGATGAACTTAGAGGTGAAATTAAGACGAGTGAAATCGTTTTTGTTAAGAATATTCCAAATAGTATCGAAAGAATAGTTTATATGAAGTTTGGAATAAGTTTTTTGATAAACTATTGATTCACTActtatatatttgaatgagGGTTGGTCATGTTGATGCACCCTCTATGATATGATAACTTTacttactttttacttttaaaagtgaaGACTATCTCTAGAAACTAACACGAGTGTTCTTAGCATACTTTGTCCTTACTCACCGTGCATTCTAGAAGAATTCTTAGAAAGTCACCCAATATAGAATTACTCTAAGCAAAGCACGTTTAACTATGAATTTGTTCCTATAATTGAGTCACTGAAAAGGAGAGTGCACGGTAACAACTCTACTTTTCTACTAAGATAAAGGAGCTACTACATGCATGACATAAGTGTGAAGTgtgaaatacttcatttaaaatagttcATAAATGATTTCATGGACTTAGGCCGTTTGAAGATAAAAtccttaaaacaaaacaacttaaatttaattaaataaagagaagAATAACATAATACTCTGATCTAACCTAATGGCTACAAAATAAAGAGTCGTGATGCCACCATCATATGTATAGGTGTGActtacctttacctaaaatGTAAGAGTATCagatggcttgagtatttttataaaatactcaTTAAGTACCTTTACTATTTGGGTCAGAAAATGCAAATACATGCAACATGGTGGGACCAATCCTTTAAACATAGCATGGCCTTAAGCAACTTCCCAGGGGCATGGTAAGCTCGCATAACCCCTAGGTCTGGCTCATCATGGTGAGTGCTAGCTTGCTCGTCATCCATTAGGGCAACCCACAGGCCATGAAGTCGCCCGAGGTTGTGGGACGTTACCCCTTGGTACATGTCAGCTCCACTAGGTACCCACATGATCAACGACCTCCCATAGGACAGATCCTCTGTGGAGGGTAGCCACTGACTACCTGCATGATCAATGCCCTACCATAGAACAGATCCACCATGCAGGGTAATAACAATCAAAGAAAACTATAGTAGCAACAAATTCTTCCCCCAAAAACTTTCGTTACCAAAAGTTGTTTATTCTTCGTTTTCCCATGTCATCTTCGTTTTCCCAAATCGCCTCGTCGTCCCGATGGTTTTTCCATAGGGCCTTAACCAAAGGAATCACCTTATTTTGCAACTGTTTCACATCATGAGCCAGTATCCTAATAAGTTCCTCCTCGTATGATACACCCTCTCGGAGAGGGAATGACTCATGTTCTATGATGTACATAGGATTGAAAGTGTACTTTTACAGCATTGGGGCGTGGAACTCGTTATGTACGCCACATGCTTTATCCTCTCTAGGATTTTGGAGCGGCCTATGAATCTTGAACTCCACCATCCTTCTTGTAACTCCTAGGCTACAACGAGAATTAATTCTCTTCATTCTCCTGTTCAAGAcgaactttcaaaattttattaaagaacTTAGAGGTCGAATTTGAGGATATGGTAGATGAGAATAATACTCAGAACAATTCCAAAAACCTAGAAAATTTTTAGTATGATGATCTTGATGTGTTTTCGTACCCTTTTTGTGAAGGAATTCGACTCGAATAGCGTCGGAAGGAGTTTTGATAAGCCTCCAAGAACGGtaagaaaatttaaacccGAATGTTTGAGCACGATTATATTCTTTTCCGACGAAACTCCAATGATTCTGACACTATTTCCTCACACTACCGCTACGGTTCATCCTCTGGTGGTTTGTAACAACAATTCCACGACACTCCTACGTTCCCAAATCATTTCTTCCTCTCCGATGTCTCTCTCGAATTTTCGTTTCACCTCTCGATTTGCATATCAAAATGAGGGAGCGTTTGAGATGGTTGTATGAACTAGGGGTATGAGAGAGAGTTCGTTGGATGAAGGTCCCACGTAAcctaatttaggaaataatcatgaatttataataaaaaaaaatattatcactTTCATCccgaggtcttttggggaagcccaaagcacaCTCAccagagcttatgctcaaactCAACAATTTAATATCGTTATAAAGAGTAGTGATCATTTAAGAGTCAGTTATTGATTAAAATCTCGCGAGTTTGGactcatttgaaaatttatttcccttttttcatttattgaatttaatttttttaaactttctttaaTCGTCTTATTCTCAGAAGGTTGTTGGTTCAGACAgactttcaattctctttaaacttttcttaatcattttattcCCAAAATGGTTCTGAGTCAAATATGGTCTCAATTCTTTCATGTAACGTAACACGATAATTGTCATTACAAGGGGGTTTTTAGTAAATTTACACCAAATAGAGCAAATTtaagtgaaaacaaaaacaaattattttggaAGGTTTTGATAAGTTGTTGTATTTGGATGAAAGTTGCCAAGAACTGCGCAACTGCCCACGATCGacctttttaataattatttatagtttcaatataaattgtcccttttaaaaaatagatttttttattattattttttttatatataatttagtcaAAGGTGTCAACAGCTGGCAACATGACGTGGACAATACTTAATTTCACATGTATGCATGTTCTTCCACTTCTCATCTCCTTTCTCAATCCTATCTTTTCAACAATATTActcttcaaactttttttttttcaaaaattttaaaatatccttaaatttaaaatatatatatatatatatattaagaatatcTAAGAGGACGGTTAGTATGCTTTCAAAACTAACATTAATAtccttacattttttaaaaaaaaaatttaaagtaatatatggtatatatatattttttttttttttttttttaattaattaactgattttgctttatttattagtttattaatatttattttaacatggtttggtaaatattaaaattaaaaacttcccatcctaacctaagtctaagaaaataaatgcaactatcctatgcatgtacCATGATTTCGaattgcgatgtcgtcgttaACCGTACACGGAtgtcttacctttacttgaaatagaaataacacgtgacttgaatattttaagaaataataagtGACCCCATTGTTGGGGTTAGATGCAAACCCATATAATCATAAGTGAGATCTATCATATCTGTCTATCCNGTCTCCATCTTTAAACAACAAGACCTGCATCTCTCCAAGAAGAACcaggaagaacaaaaatggtGACCAAAATCAGTGACGAGACTGAGATTCCGGCGCCGGCGGCCAAAGTTTGGGCGCTTTATGGCACCATTCACTTTGCTGATTTCCTCCAACTTCACCTCCCCAATATCATCAACAACGTCGAGCTCCTTGAAGGCGATGGCGGCCAAGGAACTCTTGTCCTTGTCACTTTTGCTCCCGGTGAGTACATTACTCGTTTACTACTCGATCTTTTCGGTATCGATTCTAATAAGTTCTTATCACAGTTAAAATGACTTCTGTCgtgttcaaaattatttatactaTATTCTTAACCGAcccaaattaattttgattcatATCTTAAGTTAGTttagataaaattatttaattgtcaaaattatagtttgacccgatttgaattagattatatttgagtttttgatAAACgaatgaatgaaagaatcGTCCTCTTGGtctaatttctttgttttcattcttttcaattataaaacaaatagtTCGGGGGGCAAAACACCCTAATACGAGCTTAAACGAAAGAAATGTCCTAGTTTAGAGTCGAGATGTATAATTTAGTCTAACGATAAGAAATTTTGATACCGTACAGATTTAGGGGGTATGAGATACAAAGAGAAGTTCGTGAAAATAGATAACGAACAGCGTATAAAAATAGCGGAGATGGTGGAAGGAGGGTACCTGGATCTTGGGTTCACTGTTTACAGGTTTTGTTTTGAGATAATTGAGAAGGATGAAGAGAGTTGCATTGTGAAATCATCGGTGGAGTATGAGTTGAAGGAAGAAGCTGCTGCAAATGTTTCATTAGCCAGTGTTCAACCTTTGATAGCCATAGCTCAAGCTGCCAAGAGCTATTTCCTCAATGCCCAACAGCCCACGGATGCATAATATCATTCATGGATCTCACTTTGTTGTgtgtttaattttcaataatggAGGATTCCAAACTTGTGATCAAGTTTCTTTTCGTGGATTGATCAAATAATAATCTTCATTTGTAACTGCACGGCACGGTCTTTGATAGTCATCAATGGCCGAGCTTAGAGATGTATGATTTCTGGATGTTTAGTGTGTTTggaataacttttaaaaaaattctctaaGCACGAATGCGTTTGATTactgttttgttctttattttctgttcttcAGAATTAGCGTGGATAATTACAATAATCATCgtggaaaaagtaaaatttttcCAACACGTGTTTGATAAATCTCAATGACttaataaacacaaaaacgAAAGATAAAGACTCGTTAGAAACTTTTTTAAACTCAAGGACTTCTTGCCAAGAACTAAACagacaaacttaaaattcaagaactaATCGGGTAATTTAATCTTTCCctaccttttttctttctttactacGAATAGTAGGAGTTGTACTCGCCATGTGAAATGATGAATGATGAAGGATGCATCTTTAGTTATAAATAGTCATCGAACTAGCATCATAATCATGTAAGAGATGTTTGAGAGTAAGTTTAGGATagttaatataatattgttaGGTTCAAAATTACTCTCAAACATGTCTTTAATGGCTCGAAAACAATTTTGATTTCGATGATATGAAAGTCAGTGATAACAATTTCATCGAACTAAAAGTTTCACTCACATTTCCGGTACAGAGAAACATGACTCCTAAACATCCATAGGAAATGGGTTTATTCCTTTACCATGGCATGTCGTTTCACCTATAAGACCCCTCTAAGAATAAGAACAAGATTTACTTGATTCAGGAGAACATCCAGAAGATCCAactatttcattttgatttcttgaCTTTGAGCAAGATTTCGAGATAAATAACAGCTTAgatattgagtttttttttagaaaaatatgcTTACAAGTTTTACACCAGAACATCCCAGAGGGTTGCTGTCTCAGTCCACAGCCATGGCTTCCAGGCCTCCACTAGCATCGTCCACACCAATCTTGTTCTCCTCAGCTGTGATTCTCATTTCTTCCATTAAACTCTTCTGTTCATCCTCTATGGTGTTTTGCAACTCATCCACCTGCACCAATATCAGTTGAGGATCTCAAGTTTTAGGTAGAAAGTTTGTACGTAATCACAGTAAGACAACAGTTATTTAGACACAATACTACTGCTCGTATAGGATTTCAGAGAATATGGGAAAACCTCGTGCTTTACCATAATCACAAGAGAAAACAAACACACAGAATTTTTGCTTGAAAAATGTTGCAGCAGAGGACAATCTTCAAACAAACAGATTTTTTAGTTGTGACTACAATTTCTAGAGCTTTAAAAGGCCTCGCTATGTCCCATGGCCCCAATCATAAGCTCCTTCTTCCtctaaaagaatattaatgaaaaaaaccTACACACAGTATATATACAAAATGTTAATTCAGATTAAAGTATATATACGTTGTCACAGCCCAaggccaccgctagcagatattgtcctctttgggctttcctttttagacttcccctcaaggtttttaaaacgcgtttgctagggagaggtttttacacccttataaaaaatgtttcgttctcctccctaactgacgagggatctcacatatgTATTGGTTTAAGTAATTTCCAATAGGGAAGTTAAAAACACATACAGACATTTCCCTGGAAACTACCAACCAAGCACTACACCACAACTTACTCTATTCCCCCCAAAACAAATTATTGATAAACAACTCTTTTCCTTAAATTCAGGAGAAGCAGGGTGAATTTTGCTTTCTACTTGGTATTTTCTAGGCAGTCTCTAGTTGAATGTGAAACCCTTCGATCAAATGGCAGTGACAGAACGTTTTAACCCTACGAGGGAACAATGTAATAGATTCTTGAATGGCTAATAGTGGACCGTTAGATCTCTTACAAAGTGGCTGCAGCAATAACTCTTGAATAGATGCATTTAAAGGTATTTCATCTTGCTCAGAACCTCGTGGTAGACAAATGCTTCATGAAAATCCTCAGTTGGAAACTAAAGCATGCATGGGATAGTGGCTAGGAGAAAGAAGTGCCTTGTTGAAGATTTGATTCTAATGCAAATCAAGATAAagcctcctttttttttttcttttaataagaAACAGGTTGTATTGCCATCACCAGAAGCATTGAGATGGGATTGTTACAAAAGCATTCTATATTCGTATGACATCACCAGAAGCATGAAGTTGTACATTGCTACAAAAAATGTTGTACCTTATTTTATGAGAAACAAATACCTTCAATTCATTGGATGAGGTGAACTTACAAAGAGGGGGGAAATGCCAAAAGGATATACAAAAAACTATGCCAATATGTCAGAGAAGTAAGGTTGTAGTCCCAAATATATGGGGAGAATTTACACCAAGTGAAATCGAATGTTATTGTTGTTATGGTATAGGAAGCTTTTGTTGATAAAGACGCACAAGACCTCCTTTTCCTTNTGCCTTGTTGAAGATTTGATTCTAATGCAAATCAAGATAAagcctcctttttttttttcttttaataagaAACAGGTTGTATTGCCATCACCAGAAGCATTGAGATGGGATTGTTACAAAAGCATTCTATATTCGTATGACATCACCAGAAGCATGAAGTTGTACATTGCTACAAAAAATGTTGTACCTTATTTTATGAGAAACAAATACCTTCAATTCATTGGATGAGGTGAACTTACAAAGAGGGGGGAAATGCCAAAAGGATATACAAAAAACTATGCCAATATGTCAGAGAAGTAAGGTTGTAGTCCCAAATATATGGGGAGAATTTACACCAAGTGAAATCGAATGTTATTGTTGTTATGGTATAGGAAGCTTTTGTTGATAAAGACGCACAAGACCTCCTTTTCCTTGCTGAAAGGATGACCCATGAAGCTCATTTCTAAAAGAGTGATTGTGTCATTTGCAAAATCAGTGTAAAGATTGAAGgcctaaaatattttaacccGGAACGGCTTGGCAAAATGGTAGATTTTCACTGTGAGTCTGCTAGACAAACCCAATAGCCATAAGCACGCTGTTTAAGAAGGTCTCATAGGTAGATTTGGTCTCATTGAAAGTCCTGTGATTTCTCTACAGCCATAGATTCCAAAGCAAGGCTTTCACTATATTTATCTAAATCGTTTGTTCTTCATTCATGAAGGGATTCCTCTCCAAAAGACGGAATACTAAAAGTTACTTCtttatcaaatcaaattttcctACCATCTCAGCACCTAACAACTTCTTTTGATTGAGTTATTAAtccctatttattattaaggGATACGGAATTCATAACAT contains:
- the LOC111785426 gene encoding malonyl-CoA:anthocyanidin 5-O-glucoside-6''-O-malonyltransferase-like, translated to MFESKFRIVNIILLGSKLLSNMSLTLSHFLPLAGNLVWPHHSPEPLIVYNPGDSVSLTIAKTEADFHHLSSNHVRKAKESHFLVPQLPTSDTIAPTMSLQITLFPKSGFSIGIVTNHVVVDGKTSTMFLKSWASICSTLNSTTNNNNLPTLPSELTPCFDRTAARDPNGLQRLYVKYFGMFVRQHKILGLTPKRVISNDVVYATFELTRIDIEKLRRKVATNSTSTRYLTTFVLTFSLISTCIVKAERIEQKSKIALFFAMDMRPRMGALGGLNYFGNGVSTLGVFLEAKELEEENGMAMVANKISDRMMEIERSVKENKVVEMVEEILGGWGREMPISKMIGVGGSPRFGVYEIDFGWGNSKKVEMASMDPNGTFSMTESRSGNGGVEVGIALPNDVMNVFSSLFYEEVKE
- the LOC111785430 gene encoding S-norcoclaurine synthase 2-like; its protein translation is MVTKISDETEIPAPAAKVWALYGTIHFADFLQLHLPNIINNVELLEGDGGQGTLVLVTFAPDLGGMRYKEKFVKIDNEQRIKIAEMVEGGYLDLGFTVYRFCFEIIEKDEESCIVKSSVEYELKEEAAANVSLASVQPLIAIAQAAKSYFLNAQQPTDA